In a genomic window of Bradyrhizobium ontarionense:
- a CDS encoding peptide ABC transporter ATP-binding protein, with product MTALVTADGLKRSYEVKQGLFRAPAHLQAVGGVSFAIEAGKTLAIVGESGCGKSTLARLVTLIEKPNAGTLTLDGLDAVNPPGSAARTLRRTVQIVFQNPYGSLNPRKRVGAILEEPLIINTDLTKQERRAQALDMMAKVGLRAEHYGRYPHMFSGGQRQRIAIARALMLRPKLLVADEPVSALDMSVQAQVLNLLVDLQRELGLAYLFISHDLGVVRHIANDVLIMYLGLVMEHGPKERIFARPLHPYTQALVDATPGLGRKRQRIVPKGELPSPLDPPVGCVFSTRCPHVTDLCRAQRPPLRPLDSRLVACHYAERFLETQVA from the coding sequence ATGACGGCGCTCGTCACCGCGGACGGCCTCAAGCGCAGTTACGAGGTCAAGCAGGGCCTGTTCCGCGCCCCGGCGCATCTGCAGGCGGTTGGCGGCGTGTCCTTTGCCATTGAAGCCGGCAAGACGCTGGCGATCGTCGGCGAATCCGGTTGCGGCAAATCGACTCTCGCGCGACTGGTCACACTGATTGAGAAGCCGAACGCCGGCACGCTCACGCTCGACGGGCTCGACGCCGTCAATCCTCCTGGCAGCGCCGCGAGGACCTTGCGGCGTACCGTGCAGATCGTGTTTCAAAATCCATATGGCTCGCTCAACCCGCGCAAGCGTGTCGGCGCCATCCTCGAAGAGCCGCTGATCATCAACACCGACCTCACCAAGCAGGAGCGGCGCGCGCAGGCGCTCGACATGATGGCGAAGGTCGGGCTGCGTGCTGAGCATTACGGCCGCTATCCGCACATGTTCTCCGGCGGCCAGCGGCAGCGCATCGCGATCGCGCGCGCCCTGATGTTGCGGCCGAAGCTGCTGGTTGCCGATGAGCCGGTCTCTGCGCTCGACATGTCGGTGCAGGCGCAGGTGCTCAACCTCCTGGTCGATCTGCAGCGCGAGCTGGGGCTGGCCTATCTCTTCATCTCGCACGATCTCGGCGTTGTCAGGCACATCGCCAACGACGTGCTGATCATGTATCTGGGACTGGTCATGGAGCACGGGCCGAAGGAGCGCATTTTTGCGCGGCCGTTGCACCCCTATACGCAGGCCCTGGTCGATGCCACGCCGGGTCTTGGTCGTAAACGTCAGCGGATCGTGCCCAAGGGCGAGTTGCCGTCGCCGCTCGACCCACCGGTCGGCTGCGTCTTCTCGACCCGCTGCCCCCATGTGACGGATCTCTGCCGCGCGCAGCGCCCGCCGCTGCGCCCGCTCGACAGTCGCCTCGTCGCCTGCCATTACGCCGAACGCTTCCTGGAGACACAGGTGGCCTGA
- a CDS encoding 8-oxoguanine deaminase, giving the protein MSTTPIWIKDPLAILAEGAARGVVVKDGRIVELVPAGAEPATAGVVAYDAGAHVVIPGLINTHHHFYQTLTRALPAAMDRELFPWLKALYPVWAKLTPEALDAAVTVAMSELMLSGCTTTTDHHYVFPAGLEDAVGIEVAAAKRLGIRVLLTRGSMNLSERDGGLPPDSVVQDEDTILADSERLVATYHERGPDAMVQIALAPCSPFSVTGSLMQKTAALADRLDVRLHTHLAETEDENRFCEAMFGCRPLDYLEKNGWLGPRTWLAHGIFFNAEEMTRLGKAKTSISHCACSNQLLASGCCPVCEMEEAGVGIGLGVDGSASNDGSNLMQEVRAAFLLQRARYGVGRISHKDALRWATKGSAACVGRPELGEIAVGKAADLALFKLDELRFSGAGDPIAALVLCGAHRADRVMVGGRWTVVDGAIPGLDVAGLIGRHSAAAKAMQGG; this is encoded by the coding sequence ATGAGCACCACGCCGATCTGGATCAAGGACCCGCTCGCCATCCTGGCCGAGGGCGCCGCGCGCGGCGTCGTCGTCAAGGACGGCCGCATCGTCGAGCTTGTGCCTGCAGGTGCCGAGCCGGCCACTGCGGGCGTGGTGGCCTATGATGCAGGCGCGCATGTCGTCATCCCCGGGCTGATCAACACGCACCATCACTTCTACCAGACGCTGACGCGGGCGCTGCCGGCCGCGATGGACCGCGAGCTGTTCCCCTGGCTGAAGGCGCTGTATCCGGTGTGGGCCAAGCTGACGCCGGAGGCGCTGGATGCGGCCGTCACGGTCGCCATGTCCGAGCTGATGCTGTCGGGCTGCACGACGACGACAGACCATCATTACGTGTTTCCTGCCGGGCTGGAGGACGCAGTCGGCATCGAGGTCGCAGCCGCGAAGCGGCTCGGCATCCGGGTGCTGTTGACGCGCGGCTCGATGAACCTGTCCGAGCGCGATGGCGGGCTGCCGCCGGACAGCGTGGTGCAGGACGAGGACACCATCCTGGCCGACAGCGAGCGCTTGGTCGCCACCTATCATGAGCGCGGGCCGGATGCGATGGTGCAGATCGCGCTGGCGCCGTGCTCGCCGTTCTCGGTGACGGGATCGCTGATGCAGAAAACCGCCGCGCTCGCCGACAGGCTCGACGTGCGCCTGCACACGCATCTGGCAGAAACCGAGGACGAGAACCGTTTCTGCGAGGCGATGTTCGGCTGCCGTCCGCTCGACTATCTCGAGAAGAACGGCTGGCTCGGTCCGCGGACCTGGCTCGCGCACGGCATCTTCTTCAATGCCGAGGAGATGACGCGGCTCGGCAAGGCCAAGACCAGCATCAGCCATTGCGCCTGCTCGAACCAGCTGCTCGCGTCGGGCTGCTGCCCGGTCTGCGAGATGGAGGAGGCCGGCGTCGGCATCGGCCTCGGCGTCGACGGCTCGGCTTCGAACGACGGCTCCAATCTGATGCAGGAGGTACGCGCTGCGTTCCTGCTGCAGCGGGCGCGCTACGGCGTTGGAAGAATCAGCCACAAGGATGCGTTGCGCTGGGCGACGAAGGGCTCGGCGGCCTGCGTCGGCCGGCCGGAGCTCGGCGAGATCGCCGTGGGCAAGGCTGCCGATCTCGCGCTGTTCAAGCTCGACGAGTTGCGCTTCTCGGGAGCCGGCGATCCGATTGCGGCACTCGTGCTGTGCGGTGCGCATCGCGCCGACCGCGTCATGGTCGGGGGCAGATGGACCGTGGTCGACGGCGCCATTCCGGGGCTGGATGTTGCGGGCCTGATCGGCAGGCATAGCGCGGCGGCCAAGGCTATGCAGGGAGGGTGA
- a CDS encoding FAD binding domain-containing protein produces the protein MDLNTITEVVRPRTRADLLSWQAGDAWLAGGTWLFSEPQAQLSRLIDLSDLAWPALTASTDGLSIAATCSVAELDALQCPADWIAAPLIDQCCRAFLASFKIWKTATVGGNLCMSLPAGPMISLLAALEGVCTIWKSDGSEQRIAVADFVTGNNSNVLAPGDLLRQIDIPLTALKRRTAFRQIALTPVGRSGALVIGTMGRDGDLLLTVTASTVRPLPLRFAAMPDAALLRATIQRDIPDVLYHDDLHGKPAWRKAMTLRLAEEIRSELADGARP, from the coding sequence ATGGACCTGAACACCATCACCGAGGTCGTGCGCCCGAGAACGCGGGCGGACCTGCTCAGCTGGCAGGCAGGCGATGCCTGGCTGGCCGGCGGCACCTGGCTGTTCTCGGAACCGCAGGCGCAGCTCTCGCGGCTGATCGACCTCAGCGATCTCGCCTGGCCAGCGCTCACCGCGAGCACCGACGGCCTGAGCATCGCGGCCACCTGCAGCGTTGCGGAGCTCGACGCGCTGCAATGCCCGGCCGACTGGATCGCAGCGCCACTGATCGATCAGTGCTGTCGCGCGTTCCTGGCCTCCTTCAAGATATGGAAGACCGCGACCGTCGGCGGCAATCTCTGCATGTCGCTGCCGGCGGGGCCGATGATCTCGCTGCTCGCCGCGCTCGAAGGGGTGTGCACGATCTGGAAGAGCGACGGCAGCGAGCAGCGGATTGCGGTCGCCGACTTCGTCACCGGCAACAACAGCAACGTGCTCGCGCCCGGCGATCTGCTGCGCCAGATCGACATCCCGCTCACCGCGCTGAAGCGGCGCACGGCCTTTCGCCAGATCGCACTGACACCTGTCGGCCGCTCCGGTGCGCTCGTCATCGGCACGATGGGACGCGATGGCGACCTGCTGCTGACCGTCACGGCATCGACCGTCAGACCGCTGCCGCTGCGCTTTGCCGCGATGCCGGACGCAGCCCTGCTGCGCGCGACAATCCAGCGCGATATTCCCGACGTGCTTTATCATGACGATCTCCACGGCAAGCCCGCCTGGCGCAAGGCCATGACCTTGCGCCTCGCCGAGGAGATCCGCAGCGAACTCGCAGACGGCGCGCGGCCATGA
- a CDS encoding molybdopterin-dependent oxidoreductase codes for MSVIVNGKAVAPAPRPGQCLRTFLRDTGHFGVKKGCDAGDCGACTVLLDGEPVHSCLIPAFRADGHAVTTIEGLATDEGLHPMQQAFLDAQAFQCGFCTAGMIVTCASLNQAQKQDLDAALKGNLCRCTGYRAIEDALLGRTNVEDVAAGEAFGRSLPAPAGPDVVQGRARYTFDTAIEGLLHVKLLRSPHAHARITRIDRSAALAVPGVHAVLTHEDAPAILFSTARHEQAWMDPADTRVLDDVVRFIGQKVAAVVAESEAAAEEGCRRLRVDYEVLPAVVDPEEAIAPGAPIIHAGRTAEHRIADVSRNVVAESHGEFGDVAAALRTAAATYEGTFTTQRVQHAALETHGGLAWLDEAGVLTVRSSTQVPFLTRRALCEIFELPSDKVRVFCERVGGGFGGKQEMFVEDILALAALKTKRPVKLEFTREEQFIATSTRHPMCVTVKAGADRNGKLTALQLDVLSNTGAYGNHAGPVLFHACAESISVYNCPNKKVDAVAAYTNTVPAGAYRGYGLPQTTFAVEAAIDELAIQLGIDPFEIRRRNVVKPGDPMLSPPGSEHSDVLYGSYGLDQCIDLVERAMAEETPTPELSAEWLEGDGIALTMIDTVPPDGHFADAVISLRDDGGFTLTVGTAEFGNGTSTVHRQIAATVLSTGVDRIALKQSDTAHGGHDTGAYGSTGTFVAGRATQAAAEALADKIRRFAAGHWNVDTAECRIADDAIICGAQRLSFAEIAGPSGSQLSAGGNSQGTPRSVAFNVQGFRVAVNKHTGAIKILRSVQAADAGRVANPMQCRGQVEGGVAQALGAALYEEIVIDATGGVINPRFRDYHLPSYADVPRTEVLFAETNDAIGPLGAKSMSESPYNPVAAALGNALRAATGIRFTAVPFKPDRLFPQLQETFGD; via the coding sequence ATGAGCGTGATCGTCAATGGCAAAGCGGTCGCCCCCGCGCCCCGCCCCGGCCAATGCCTGCGCACGTTTCTGCGCGACACCGGCCATTTCGGCGTCAAGAAGGGCTGCGATGCCGGCGACTGCGGCGCCTGCACCGTGCTGCTCGACGGCGAGCCGGTGCACAGCTGCCTGATCCCGGCCTTTCGCGCCGATGGTCACGCGGTCACGACGATCGAGGGGCTGGCAACTGACGAGGGTCTGCATCCGATGCAGCAGGCCTTCCTCGACGCCCAGGCGTTTCAATGCGGCTTCTGCACCGCCGGCATGATCGTCACCTGCGCCTCGCTGAACCAGGCGCAGAAGCAGGATCTCGACGCGGCCCTGAAGGGCAATCTGTGCCGCTGCACCGGTTATCGCGCGATCGAGGATGCGCTGCTCGGCCGCACCAATGTCGAGGACGTCGCCGCCGGCGAAGCCTTCGGCCGCAGCCTGCCCGCGCCTGCCGGACCGGATGTCGTCCAGGGCCGGGCGCGCTACACGTTCGACACCGCCATCGAAGGCCTGCTGCACGTCAAGCTGTTGCGATCGCCGCATGCGCATGCTCGGATCACCAGGATCGACAGATCCGCGGCGCTGGCGGTGCCCGGCGTGCATGCGGTGCTGACGCATGAGGATGCGCCAGCCATTCTGTTCTCGACGGCGCGCCACGAACAGGCCTGGATGGATCCGGCCGACACCCGCGTACTTGACGACGTCGTCCGCTTCATCGGCCAGAAGGTGGCCGCCGTGGTGGCGGAGAGCGAAGCCGCGGCGGAGGAAGGCTGCCGCCGCCTCCGCGTCGATTACGAGGTCCTGCCCGCGGTGGTCGATCCCGAAGAGGCGATCGCGCCCGGCGCGCCCATCATTCACGCCGGCCGCACGGCCGAGCATCGCATTGCCGATGTCAGCCGCAACGTCGTCGCCGAGAGCCACGGCGAATTCGGCGACGTCGCTGCAGCGCTGCGAACCGCCGCCGCGACCTATGAAGGTACCTTCACGACGCAACGCGTCCAGCATGCCGCGCTGGAGACTCACGGCGGGCTCGCCTGGCTCGACGAGGCCGGCGTTCTCACCGTGCGCTCCAGCACGCAGGTGCCGTTCCTGACGCGGCGGGCGCTGTGCGAGATCTTCGAGCTTCCCTCCGACAAGGTCCGCGTCTTCTGCGAGCGCGTCGGCGGCGGCTTCGGCGGCAAGCAGGAGATGTTCGTCGAGGACATCCTGGCGCTGGCAGCGCTGAAGACGAAGCGGCCGGTCAAGCTCGAATTCACCCGCGAGGAGCAGTTCATCGCCACCTCGACGCGGCATCCGATGTGCGTCACGGTCAAAGCGGGCGCCGACAGAAACGGCAAGCTCACCGCGCTTCAGCTCGACGTGCTCTCCAACACCGGCGCCTATGGCAATCACGCCGGGCCCGTGCTGTTCCACGCCTGCGCCGAGTCGATCTCGGTCTACAATTGTCCGAACAAGAAGGTCGACGCGGTCGCGGCCTACACCAACACGGTGCCGGCCGGCGCCTATCGCGGCTACGGCCTGCCGCAGACCACCTTCGCTGTCGAAGCCGCCATCGACGAGCTCGCGATCCAGCTCGGCATCGACCCGTTCGAGATACGCCGTCGCAACGTCGTCAAGCCTGGCGATCCGATGCTGTCGCCGCCGGGCTCCGAGCACAGCGACGTGCTGTACGGCTCCTACGGGCTCGACCAGTGCATCGATCTGGTCGAACGCGCGATGGCCGAGGAAACGCCGACCCCGGAGCTGTCGGCCGAATGGCTCGAGGGAGACGGCATCGCACTGACGATGATCGACACCGTGCCGCCCGATGGCCACTTCGCCGATGCCGTGATCAGCCTGCGCGACGACGGCGGCTTCACGCTCACCGTCGGCACCGCCGAGTTCGGCAACGGCACCAGCACCGTGCATCGCCAGATCGCCGCGACCGTGCTGAGCACCGGGGTCGACCGCATTGCCCTCAAGCAGTCCGACACGGCCCATGGCGGCCACGACACCGGCGCCTATGGCTCGACGGGCACCTTCGTCGCGGGCCGTGCCACGCAGGCCGCGGCCGAGGCTCTTGCTGACAAGATCAGGCGCTTCGCCGCCGGTCACTGGAACGTCGACACGGCCGAGTGCCGGATCGCGGATGATGCGATCATCTGCGGCGCGCAGCGTCTCTCGTTCGCCGAGATCGCCGGCCCAAGCGGATCGCAACTCTCCGCCGGCGGCAACTCGCAAGGGACGCCGCGCTCGGTCGCCTTCAACGTCCAGGGCTTCCGCGTCGCCGTGAACAAGCACACCGGCGCGATCAAGATTCTCAGGAGCGTGCAGGCGGCCGACGCCGGCCGTGTCGCCAATCCGATGCAGTGCCGCGGCCAGGTCGAGGGCGGCGTCGCGCAAGCGCTGGGCGCCGCGCTCTACGAGGAGATCGTCATCGACGCCACCGGCGGCGTGATCAATCCGCGCTTCCGCGACTACCACCTGCCCTCCTACGCCGACGTGCCGCGCACCGAGGTGCTGTTTGCGGAGACCAACGATGCCATCGGCCCGCTGGGGGCGAAGTCGATGAGCGAGAGTCCGTACAATCCGGTGGCGGCCGCGCTCGGCAACGCCTTGCGCGCGGCAACCGGCATCCGCTTCACGGCGGTGCCGTTCAAGCCGGACCGGCTGTTTCCGCAGTTGCAGGAGACGTTCGGCGACTGA
- a CDS encoding nucleobase:cation symporter-2 family protein → MSDKVDPVDEMLPVPKLLALGLQHVLVMYAGAVAVPLIIGRALKLPPEDVAFLISADLFACGLATLVQCIGFPGVGIRLPVMMGVTFASVGPMLSMAASPEIGLLGIYGSVIAAGLFGIIVAPFVSRLLPLFPPVVTGTIILIIGISLMRVGINWAGGGLPTITKVVDGAAGAFPNPNYGQLQGLGIALFVLLFILGLIKWGTGFIANVSVLLGIVAGAVLATVLGVMHFEKVGAASWGALVVPFRFGVPQFQLVPIITMCVVMIVVMIESLGMFLALGEMTGKTVDREALSRGLRADGVGTLLGGLFNTFPYTSFSQNVGLVSVTGVRSRWVTITGGCIMLLLGLLPKMAALVEAVPQVVLGGAGLVMFGMVAATGARILANVDFKTNRFNLFIVAISVGFGLIPLAAPGFFHNLPRELQPLLESGILLCAVVAVLLNAFFNGLGSGRTAEADAAAAASSAQHV, encoded by the coding sequence ATGAGCGATAAAGTAGATCCGGTCGACGAGATGCTGCCGGTCCCGAAACTGCTGGCGCTCGGGCTGCAGCACGTGCTGGTGATGTATGCGGGCGCCGTCGCCGTGCCGCTGATCATCGGCCGCGCCCTGAAGCTGCCGCCCGAGGACGTCGCCTTTCTGATCAGCGCCGACCTGTTCGCCTGCGGCCTCGCCACTCTCGTGCAATGCATCGGCTTTCCCGGCGTCGGCATTCGCCTGCCGGTGATGATGGGCGTCACCTTCGCCTCCGTCGGTCCGATGCTGTCGATGGCCGCTTCGCCTGAGATCGGGCTGCTCGGCATCTACGGCTCGGTGATCGCCGCCGGCCTGTTCGGCATCATCGTCGCGCCCTTCGTCAGCCGGCTGCTGCCGCTGTTCCCGCCGGTCGTCACCGGCACCATCATCCTCATCATCGGCATCTCCCTGATGCGGGTCGGCATCAACTGGGCCGGCGGCGGCCTGCCGACAATCACCAAGGTCGTCGACGGCGCCGCCGGCGCCTTTCCCAATCCGAACTACGGCCAGCTGCAGGGGCTCGGCATCGCGCTGTTCGTGCTGCTGTTCATCCTCGGCCTGATCAAATGGGGCACCGGCTTCATCGCCAACGTCTCGGTGCTGCTCGGCATCGTTGCCGGCGCCGTGCTCGCGACCGTGCTGGGCGTCATGCATTTTGAAAAGGTCGGCGCCGCCTCCTGGGGCGCGCTGGTGGTCCCGTTCCGCTTCGGCGTGCCGCAATTCCAGCTCGTGCCGATCATCACGATGTGCGTCGTGATGATCGTGGTCATGATCGAGTCGCTCGGCATGTTCCTCGCGCTCGGCGAGATGACCGGCAAGACCGTCGATCGCGAGGCGCTGTCGCGCGGCCTGCGCGCCGACGGCGTCGGCACCCTGCTCGGCGGTCTGTTCAACACCTTCCCCTACACCTCGTTCTCGCAGAATGTCGGGCTGGTCTCGGTCACCGGCGTGCGCTCGCGCTGGGTCACGATCACCGGCGGCTGCATCATGCTGCTGCTCGGCCTGCTGCCGAAAATGGCCGCGCTCGTCGAGGCCGTGCCGCAGGTCGTGCTCGGCGGCGCCGGCCTCGTGATGTTCGGCATGGTGGCGGCGACCGGCGCGCGCATCCTCGCCAATGTCGACTTCAAGACCAACCGCTTCAACCTGTTCATCGTCGCGATCTCGGTCGGCTTCGGCCTGATCCCGCTGGCGGCGCCCGGCTTCTTCCACAACCTGCCGCGCGAACTGCAGCCGCTGCTCGAATCCGGCATCCTGTTGTGCGCGGTCGTCGCCGTGCTGCTGAATGCGTTCTTCAACGGGCTCGGCAGCGGCCGGACCGCGGAGGCTGACGCCGCCGCGGCAGCGTCCTCCGCGCAGCACGTCTGA
- a CDS encoding urate hydroxylase PuuD, translating to MWASIISEWLSLIFRWLHVIAAVAWIGSSFYFIALDLSLKPREGLPKGVMGEAWQVHGGGFYHIVKYLVAPAQMPSELTWFKWEAYTTWLSGFVLMIVVYYLNADLFLVDKSILDLTPLQAGLFSFGSLALAWLLYEAACRSGLAKHELPFAIGGYVFLVALTFAFTHVLSGRGAFNQIGAIIGTIMVANVFAVIIPNQKKIVAALLAGQAPDPKLGKAGKERSVHNNYLTLPVVVLMISNHYPLLFGTRYNWAIVAIVLALGPVIRHFFNERHKGNPSPWWVWGVAAAGMIAILLLSAAGPRDAKAAAAAQPSFAQVEEIVTSRCSMCHAAEPVWDGIVTAPKGVLLDNADNIQRNARLIARNAAWSSAMPPGNITEITGEERAVLAAWAGASQ from the coding sequence ATGTGGGCTTCGATCATATCGGAATGGCTGAGCCTGATCTTCCGCTGGCTGCACGTGATCGCGGCGGTGGCCTGGATCGGCAGCTCGTTCTACTTCATTGCGCTCGACCTCAGCCTGAAGCCGCGCGAAGGCCTGCCGAAAGGCGTGATGGGCGAGGCCTGGCAGGTCCATGGCGGCGGCTTCTATCACATCGTCAAATATCTGGTGGCGCCGGCGCAGATGCCGAGCGAGCTGACCTGGTTCAAATGGGAGGCCTACACCACCTGGCTGTCCGGCTTCGTGCTGATGATCGTGGTGTACTATCTCAATGCCGACCTGTTCCTGGTCGACAAGTCGATCCTCGATCTCACGCCTCTTCAGGCCGGCCTGTTCAGCTTCGGCTCGCTGGCGCTGGCCTGGCTGCTCTACGAGGCCGCCTGCCGCAGCGGGCTTGCGAAGCATGAGCTGCCGTTCGCGATCGGCGGCTACGTCTTCCTGGTCGCGCTCACCTTCGCCTTCACCCACGTGCTGAGCGGCCGCGGCGCCTTCAACCAGATCGGCGCCATCATCGGCACCATCATGGTCGCCAACGTGTTCGCGGTGATCATTCCCAACCAGAAGAAGATCGTCGCCGCGCTGCTCGCAGGGCAAGCGCCCGATCCCAAGCTCGGCAAGGCCGGCAAGGAGCGTTCGGTCCACAACAACTATTTGACCCTGCCGGTCGTCGTGCTGATGATCAGCAATCACTATCCGCTGCTGTTCGGCACCCGCTACAACTGGGCGATCGTCGCCATCGTGCTGGCGCTCGGCCCGGTGATCCGCCACTTCTTCAACGAGCGTCACAAGGGCAATCCGTCGCCCTGGTGGGTGTGGGGCGTGGCCGCCGCGGGCATGATCGCGATCCTGCTGTTGTCGGCGGCCGGCCCGCGCGACGCCAAGGCAGCCGCCGCCGCGCAGCCGAGCTTCGCGCAGGTCGAGGAGATCGTGACCTCCCGCTGCAGCATGTGCCATGCCGCTGAGCCGGTCTGGGACGGCATCGTCACGGCGCCGAAGGGCGTGCTGCTCGACAACGCCGACAACATCCAGCGCAATGCGCGATTGATCGCCCGCAACGCGGCGTGGTCCAGCGCGATGCCGCCCGGCAACATCACCGAGATCACCGGTGAGGAGCGCGCCGTGCTGGCGGCGTGGGCGGGCGCGTCGCAATAG
- a CDS encoding TetR/AcrR family transcriptional regulator, translating into MRRKDVTKPEESVRTTPRAPRQARGRERREQLLDAAAALIAESGLDAVSMHAAAQRAGASIGSVYHFFRDKDQMLDALAERHDAELQPAFDRVLQRSDAEWASLSPADVIEQLIGWAIRYFVRHPDALATLDLHDQTMHAEFRTVIDRVMRARLGQELGSQAATTFDAVVLGTLLFTREQDPRSRDVVVAALPEMMATYLIALEAKRTRAKG; encoded by the coding sequence GTGCGACGAAAAGATGTGACGAAACCGGAGGAATCTGTGCGAACGACGCCGCGCGCGCCGCGGCAGGCGCGCGGGCGCGAGCGCCGCGAGCAGCTGCTCGATGCGGCCGCGGCCCTGATTGCGGAGTCCGGTCTCGATGCCGTCAGCATGCATGCGGCGGCCCAGCGTGCCGGCGCGTCGATCGGCTCGGTTTATCATTTCTTCCGCGACAAGGATCAGATGCTCGATGCGCTGGCCGAGCGTCATGATGCCGAGCTGCAGCCGGCCTTCGATCGCGTGCTGCAGCGAAGCGATGCCGAATGGGCCTCGCTGTCGCCTGCCGACGTGATCGAGCAGCTGATCGGCTGGGCGATCCGCTACTTCGTGCGCCATCCCGATGCGCTGGCAACGCTCGATCTGCACGACCAGACCATGCATGCCGAGTTCAGGACGGTGATAGACCGGGTGATGCGCGCCAGGCTCGGCCAGGAGCTGGGCTCGCAGGCAGCCACCACCTTCGATGCGGTCGTGCTCGGCACGCTGCTGTTTACCCGCGAGCAGGACCCGCGCAGCCGCGACGTCGTGGTCGCCGCCCTGCCGGAGATGATGGCCACATATCTGATCGCGCTGGAGGCGAAGCGGACGCGGGCGAAGGGATGA
- a CDS encoding efflux RND transporter periplasmic adaptor subunit: MTFLRRPSSPPRGSGSRLLAAAGCAAIGLLLAGCNQKTAVTAQPSRLVRTEIVKLSERRQSITLTGDVQARVLADLSFRVSGRVTERLVEVGAHVKAGQLLAKIDPAEQQADLDSAEAAVTAAESQVKVATSNFNRQQTLLTSGFTTRATFDQAQETLRTAEGSLESAKAQRDTAKDALTFTELRADADGTITARNVEVGQVAQAAQSVFTLAHDGDRDAVIDVYEAALSLKFDGSKAALALLSDPSVTAKGQVREVSPTIDPKSGTVRVKMAIENPPPEMTLGSAVTVTGFIKPEQRIVLPWSALTAAGKTPAVWLVDAADKSVSLKPITIEDYETGAFVVSTGLKPGDRVVTEGGKLLSVGQKITFNEEARS, from the coding sequence ATGACCTTCCTCAGGCGACCTTCATCTCCCCCGCGCGGGTCCGGCTCGCGCCTGCTGGCGGCAGCCGGCTGTGCCGCAATCGGGCTGTTGCTCGCCGGCTGCAATCAGAAGACCGCAGTGACGGCGCAGCCGTCCCGGCTGGTCCGGACCGAGATCGTGAAACTGTCCGAGCGGCGGCAATCGATCACGCTCACCGGCGACGTCCAGGCGCGCGTGCTTGCAGACCTGTCGTTCCGGGTCAGCGGCCGCGTCACCGAGCGGCTCGTCGAGGTCGGTGCGCACGTCAAGGCCGGGCAGTTGCTCGCCAAGATCGATCCGGCCGAGCAGCAGGCCGATCTCGACTCCGCCGAGGCCGCCGTGACGGCTGCGGAGTCGCAGGTCAAGGTCGCGACCTCCAATTTCAACCGGCAGCAGACCTTGCTGACCAGCGGCTTCACGACGCGCGCGACCTTCGATCAGGCTCAGGAGACGTTGCGGACGGCTGAAGGTTCGCTGGAATCCGCCAAGGCCCAGCGCGACACCGCCAAGGACGCACTCACCTTCACCGAGCTGCGCGCCGACGCCGACGGCACCATCACCGCGCGTAACGTCGAGGTCGGTCAGGTCGCGCAGGCGGCGCAGTCTGTGTTCACGCTGGCGCATGACGGCGACCGCGACGCCGTGATCGACGTCTACGAGGCGGCGCTGTCGTTGAAGTTCGACGGCAGCAAGGCGGCGCTGGCGCTGCTCTCGGATCCCTCGGTGACCGCCAAGGGACAAGTGCGCGAGGTCTCGCCGACCATCGATCCCAAATCCGGGACAGTCCGTGTCAAGATGGCGATCGAGAATCCGCCGCCCGAGATGACCCTCGGCAGCGCCGTGACCGTCACCGGCTTCATCAAGCCGGAGCAGCGCATCGTGCTGCCCTGGAGCGCGCTCACCGCGGCAGGCAAAACACCCGCGGTGTGGCTGGTCGATGCCGCCGACAAGTCGGTCTCGCTCAAGCCGATCACGATCGAGGACTATGAGACCGGAGCGTTCGTCGTCTCCACCGGGCTCAAGCCCGGCGATCGCGTCGTCACCGAGGGCGGCAAGCTGCTGAGCGTCGGACAAAAGATCACATTCAACGAGGAGGCGCGGTCGTGA